The nucleotide sequence AAGGCATGCCTCAACCCCTCCCACATGATGAACCTTAATGTTGATAAAGTCAAGCTGGTCATCCGTTAGGGTAAAATCCGTCTTGGAGCTTTCTTGAATAAGAAAACTCGAAAGCCTCATGCAAGGGTTCTTCACCTGAAAATCTCGAAAAAAGTAAAGCCTCCGAATATGAGCTACTAAAGCTTTTAAGCAGAGGAGCAGGGTTTCAATTTGAAAGCCAGCTTGAAGCAGGTGAACTATCTAAAAAGCCTAGAACTTGAGTTATTACGACAAAAGCTTATATAGGCTAAGGAATTAAAAAGCCCCAGAGAGATTGCCCGAGAGGGCAACAAGTTTGGGTATGTCTGTGGATGGATAGGGTATAGCAGATCTATCGGCCTACAATAGGAGATAAAGGCATTGTAACGAGCCTCACTATTATGCATGTGAGGTAGGGACTACTAATGGACCATCATGAAGAAAGTGATCTAGACCACAAGCCAAGTGTACTACGAGGGTACAAAActatgaaatatatttttataattatgttACCAACTAAATGAAGGGACAAATAAATCGTAGTGAATGTTTGCTATTTGAGGAGACTAGTGGAGGACATAATAGATGGGACGGATTCTAATACGACTTTCGGCAAATCAATTAAACTTCTCAGGGACTGCGAGATTTAGTCCCATTACTCAATGGACTAGAAGAGAAGGATTGGAGAATGGATAGGATAATTAGCTAATAGGGGGGATAGAAGGGCAAAGAGATTCGTCTACAGGCTAGCTTGAGCCTAAGATTGAGTGCTTTTGAGAATGAAGTTTCTCGGCATTTGATTCAAAATGCTTAATGCTAATTTAATTACATAAAATCAATGTAAATAataatatcatggtttagtcccTTGCAAAAGGAGCACCCATATTTGACCAATGAGCGAAGCTTGCAGTgacaataatatttttataatggaTTTGCTCTAAGATTGTTACTGACCATCATAGTTGCCCTTATTTATCTCaatatatatgatttgaaattatTTCCTTCATTATACTAGTATTATAATAGAACTGATGGCTAATAGCGGAAACAAATGCACTATctttcaattaaaaatattttttaaaatatcatgTTTTAGTGTAAAAGTAAAGAAATAAAGATTATTTTTCTGTATTATATAAAgatctttttaaaaaatagtggAAAAGCTCCTGCTGTTGTCTAGATGCCCACCATAACTGCGTGTCAAAAGAACGACCATCGCCTGAAACTGTTACAACGGCTGTCATGTTGAACCATGATTGGCGAATGCCCGGCCAGCCGCCGGTCCAAGATCATCTCTTCAAGGGATGGCAATTTATAATTCGACCTAGCAACCCGACCGACGAACGACATGCTTTAATCCGACTTGGATGTGGCATAAACAAATTTAGATCGCATATAGGTCAATTAatctaaatatatttattaaataagttgATTCAGATTCAAacttttgacatgtttaatttgttttgactcaTTCAATAATTCGATCGAGTTATGATCCGATCGTTTATTCTGTTTGaaatctatttatttttttgaccaCCTGCTTAATCTACTTAAATTTAATTTGTTAAAAATTCGTCTAATCTATTTAATCTTActtgatctatttaataaatagattataAATCGAATTAgattatctgtttaataaattGGTTAGATTGAGACTTAAacttttaacctatttaataaataggtaaattttgaattgataaatttttgattCGATCTCCATCTAACTTGACCGGGTCTGGTCCTATTGCCGCCCGTGGTTGCTGGGGCTTGAAATGTGGCCGTTGCCGAATAGGAGTACGTGGCGCCGTTTCCATCGTGCAAACTAATTCGATTTGGTGTCACGGGTGGAGCAGCCGATCCATCCTCCAAAATATCGGTGGCTCTTCTCACCTCGCCCCTTGCTCTATCGGCCCCGGCTGATCCATCTCAAAACCCTAGCCATGACTCTATCCCGGATGTCCTCTCTGTCCCCTCCCGGGATCTTGCTTCCAGGCAGGCGCGTGGAAGTCACGTTCTTTCTCATTCCCTCGATCTCTCTCAGGTAGATCCGAAGCATATTATATCTGTGTCCTCTCCCCTGTATTTAGCGATTAGATTCGCTCCAGTATTCTCTCACAATTCTATTTTTTCAGGCTTTCCTTTTACTTCCGATTTTTGATGATCTTGAGACATGCTCCAAATGTCGTTAGAATTATCTTTGCGATCGGTCACCGTAAATGTCATATAAAATTGGTTTTTCTACACTATATATTTTATGACATTTCATCTTAGTCTGCTCCAagttacaattttttttaaaatgtaattagtTGAGCCGTTACTGTAAGCTGATCATGAAATTTTATCGAATGTTTAGATTAAAGTGGATGGGATAAGACTCGGAGTTTAAGTACTCCGATGCCCAAAATCCAGACGTTTATTTCTATTAGTTCCCAACAAGTGATAACGCATAAACTTTATTGCGCTGTTGGCTCCCCATCTGAGAAAATAGTTGGCTGTATTTGGAGTGCAAGTCTGCTGCTTGACTTGCTTCATTTTTCATTCCCTATTCCTTATAAGTCCTCAAGTAGTCTCATTTTGCTgaatttcagatctaagattTGTTTAAATCAAGAGTGAGCTGATTTATCAGCTTTAATCAATTTGAGAATGAACAGTAATATTGTTAAAATTCCTTATTCATGTTGTGTTGCTGAGATACTGGTGTCCGCGTAGATGTAAAGGGGCTGATTGAGGTTTAGGTTGATGAGTTGACTAAGTTGATATCTTGTTATAGGGTTCAGAATTAGAACTTTGATTTCTAGATGGAACACCAAAGTAGAGTCTTTGGCACCATCAAGAAATCACAGAACACGTATTATCCTGTCTGGTCCAATATCATATGGAGAGattattaatatttaattaatcaacacATATCAATATATGGCCAGTGATAAAACAAGTTCTGCCTAAATTGAAACTGTGGGCACAGACTTTTCCAGCCCAATTTGGAACTTGCTGTGCAATATGGGAGCATATCTGTAGTGTGCTTATTCCATGGCTAGCCCGTGGATGATCTCTTCTATTGTAACTTGCCCCAACCCAAACTCAACCAATTAACAGCCCTAAACATACCTTATTTCTAAAGCTTCAGTCCGAAGTCATTGTTCAGTGTTCCATGATATCAATTTGGTGGACTGCTCGAAACGGATCATATCGGATTTTGTAATTATTTTCTGTACAGTGGTATCAGTCTAAGCTATGAGTATTAATTCGATAAATGTTAACACATACTGATAGAACATTATCTGAACCTCAAAGTGACTTTCAGGATGCAATAtttgataaaatttttattgTCAATGTGATAAAAATCAAGTTTTTCATGTGCTTTAAATTAGAAACTAGTTGACAGATGTAAGTCTAAATGGAGAATGATGCACATATTATAGCAGTCCTAGTACAGGGTAAGATGTGCGTGTGCACCTCTCCTTGGAAAATTCAAATCTCTTCCATAATGcattttgatatttatttttggagATCAATGTATCTCAGAATTTCTCCTCTGCTTTGTGCACTGTTTTGAGTAAGGGAAAAATCTTGATCTGACCTCAATCTGGAAATTCATATGCCTTTTGTCTTACACTCTCTTATTGCGTATGCAGAGCTACTTGATCTTCACTCTTTGAGGAGTTGACTAAAATGGCTGCAGGAAGAGCCATCCACCAGCTTTTGAGGAAGAGACCTCAATTTCAATCATCTGTAAGCATCCCATCTGCTTCCCCATTCCCTTCCTCCACCCAAGTACTTAATCTTCATTACACAAATAGATGAAACTTGTTCTCTGAGCAGTAGGCGAAGAACAAAAATTACTGATGGCCTTtccagttattatattcctctGGTTAAAGGGAGTTCCATTTTCTAGTTTTGGTGGTGGTTTCTAGTCAAGTTGCATTAATTTTATTGTTTCCATTCTTTGTGCATTTAACTATCTATCGTTTATATGCAGGCCCTGTTTTTGCTTCCATCTTATGTGTGTAAGCAAGATCAAGAAAGCGTTGGATCTGCTGGTGTGAAATCACTAAGAGCATTGGCATTCCTTGGAGCAGGTGTTTCTGGTATATTGAGCATGGCTACTTTGGCATCTGCTGATGAAGCTGAGCATGGCCTACCATGTCCAATCTATCCTTGGCCTCATAAAGGCATTCTTAGTTCCTATGACCATGCATCGTAAGTGGAGTACTATCTCTATAtttactaaattttttttctcatctCTGTAAGATTCTTATATTTGCTATACtgatttaattatatattacctgaatttgaatgaatttatgctttgagatctgctgCATCAACTTTGAAGAGATCTCTTGTTATCATTTAACGGCTAACCTGAGTAGCTTTGTAGCTTGGCTGCAAAAACGTTGTCCGTTTTAGATAACTAACATTTTGTTCATCTACACAATGAAAATAAGCAAAGCTGTATACTAGATTTAATGTGGATGTACAATGATTGAAATACTAATTATAATGAACTTGAGCAGAATTCGGCGCGGTCACCAAGTTTACCAACAAGTTTGTGCTTCTTGCCATTCAATGTCTCTGATTTCATATCGAGATCTTGTTGGTGTAGCATACACTGAAGAGGAGACAAAGGCTATGGCAGCTGAGGTTGAGGTGGTTGATGGGCCAAATGATGAAGGTGAAATGTTCACACGTCCTGGTAAATTAAGTGATCGTTTCCCTCAGCcatatccaaatgaacaagcagcaagatttgccaaCGGCGGAGCATATCCTCCAGACTTAAGCCTTATCACTAAGGTAGTATCGCTTAAAATTTTGGACTCAGATTTGCATCAGTGTCTGTCTGGTTCTTTTACTAATGTTCTTATGCATATTCCTTCAGGCACGACACAATGGCCAAAACTATGTTTTTGCCCTACTCACAGGATATCGTGATCCTCCTGCAGGTGTTTTGGTAATGTTTTTTCtctgttctttaagtatttattGCGACATTTTTTTCCATGTCCATCACAGTTCTTGTCTCACTTTGTTTGGATGATAATTCTGGCATATCTGATAAATTAAATGGAGCTATGGctcaaataaaaatttttcCTTGCACATTTAGTGTTAGGTTCCATGGGACTGAGTTTCAATACCAGCTGTCTTTTAACATAATGGGAGGAGCAATTCCCTAAAACATTGCCATTCTCCCTCCATCTATACTCATTTCAAGTCTATGAAAATTTTGGAGAATTGCTCCCTGGTTGGTCGAGCTTAACTTGCCATCACTAGTCACCCAAAAGCATCGAGAAAGGTCCAGCATATCTTTTTATATGATCAGCGGTCTCATTGTTGCTATGCCCTGCATCGTGTTGACTTGGTCTAGTATTTGCCTACCAATTAAACTTCTAGGTTTCATCATTGGCCCTTCTCATGTCTCAGGCTGTCTTTGCTGAGAAGAGCACAATCTTTTTAAGTGTTGGTGTAAGGTTGACAGTGACACCTGTGGTAAAAATTTCCACAATCTCTCGATTTCTTGACCTAGAGCTGTGGTCCATTGCGAATCCTATTTTGATGGGAAAAATGCTTGGATGATGATTTTATTTCCTACTGTTGATTGTTTGTTTTCTTCTGTTTTGCTGAAGCTGCATTATCTCTCTCCTGAACAATATTATTTCTGTTGTTGTCATGTTTATATCTATGTCATGCATAGTCATGGATGGTAAAGGGTTGTTCGCCCATGCCCTCTACCGTATGCAGCAAATATTCAAACGTTCTAATGAATGCTGCAGTGCCTGTTAATTGAGTGAATATGCTAACCAGCTTATCTGGACCTTTAGATTCGAGAAGGTCTGCACTACAATCCTTACTTTCCTGGTGGTGCAATTGCAATGCCCAAAATGCTCATCGATGGTGCAATCGAGTATGAAGATGGCACTCCAGCaactgaatcacaagtaatattCCTAACTTTTCATGTTTATATTTCTCTGTAGTTGTCCCTCTAAAATGTAATGCTGCAAGTTCAAATAAATTATGGAACTTACTATTTCTTTTGTCATCGTTAGATGGGGAAGGATGTTGTGACATTCTTATCATGGGCAGCAGAACCTGAAATGGAAGAGAGGAAACTGGTAATTGGGTTTTGTTGTAGCCTCTTTTACATTTCTGATGTTCATTTTCCATCATTCAATCAAGGTGAACATTAAGCGTGTATTTTCCTTTTTATGTAGATGGGTTTCAAATGGATCTTTCTGCTGTCGCTTGCCCTTCTCCAAGCTGCGTACTATCGGCGCCTGAGGTGGTCAGTTCTAAAGTCAAGGAAACTGATTGTTGATGTTGTCAACTGATCAACTTCTTGGTTTATTTAACAATATATCAATGTGGAAGAAGGTAAATCAATAACGAGTTCCTGTGATGTACATTGCTGTGATTTAAAAACTGTCTAGGCAAGGCAATGATGATCATTGATGTCCCAGAACAGTTCTTTTGGAAGTGTGTAATCTAATCCAAAAACTTTATGCACTATTTCTAAATTAGCAGAGTTTTCATGCTATTTggctttcaaatttcaaattttctgAACATATTACAATTGGTGAAATAAATTTCATCATGCTATGTCTATTTGGATTGCTAATTTTTGTGCAGAGACCTTCTGGTGTCTCAAGTTGTTCAGAGAAGTATGGTAGGCTAACTACAACATTTGATCTAGGTTCAGGCTCTTGGTCACTTTATAATCCTCACAAAATTCAGATCTGCACTAGCCACATGGAAGATGagattgtttttttcttttttctttttttgccaaAGGTTTCAAACACCTGGATTGGAAATTCAAACAATAGAAACTAAGCTATCAGCTGAAGAATAAGCCTGCCAACAACCTTACGAACTAGGGCTGACCACCATAAATCAGTTGTTGGAATTCCTAAACCATCCCTTCCTTCGGCCTACAAACATGTTCCAAAAATTATATGGAGCTCACTGCCCGTGGTCTCGTGCCCCTACGGAAAGCATTGACTTATCCTGTTCAACCAAGAGATGAAACTAGCCCGAACAATGGCATtagaaataaaatgaattggGGTAGGAGCATTATGGGGCTATgtatgtgtttagtctcacattgtCTATATATTGGATAaattttgagtacttatacgggccaagaaatctaaataatattttagcTAACCTTATTGGATGAGGTTTGAGTCGTTATAATAATATCAAAGCAAACCCAACCCATGAGTCATATGGAGTATAGGATATTGTGACGCAAAtctatttggatgaatcatggGCTGATCATGGTATTTATGATTGGAATTGAATAGATTTGGATCTTTAGTTTGATGAAAATACTAGAGCTTAAATGTGGAGAGTATTTGAGGACCAATACGGGCGTGCATTTAGTTTCACATCGACTATATACCGAGTAGATCTTCAGCACTTATGTAGGGCCAAAAAATCGAAATAGCAACTTCTTGgctatttttttcaaatatggttCCAGGTCATTACAAGCTTTGTACTAATTTAATCATGGTTAAACAACTTGTAATGGATATAGTTTTCCATTTccttgaatcaagatgactcatGATGTGGAATCTAATAGGTTGAATGTCTTGAATAATGATTCTAGCACCTTTGAGAGGGATGCCAAGGTAACAACCAACCAGTTCAATCTTTTAAATATGTAGCAGAGCAATAATGTTTTGAAGCATTGCGGGGTCAATATGTGGAATGAAGGGAATTGAGTATTAAGACAAGTTGACGGCTTCGATCGTAAGCTATTGTAAGCTATAGTTCTGAATTAACTATCTTGAAAGTAAAGCAATCCTCATTGTTGGCTCTTGATAGCAATAAGCAGTCAGAAAGAAAAGGTCATGCCTGCTGTCATTGTAACACAGCGGAGGCCATGGCGCAGAAAGGATGGTGTCTATATGTACTTTGAAGGTATCTCTTTTATTATAAAACTCCGCTTGTATTTTTCTTCTAGTTACCAAAAAAATTATCATAGCAATGCTTTGTCATCTTTTAACGCATCCGCTGATCAGTAGCACCCATTGGATCTGATGGTTAGATCTGATAGTTGATACTTCAGTTTTGGTGGCGAGCCAAGACCGAGCACTAATACTTCTTTGATTATGTCGGTTATGATATCTGTACCAATCACCAGCTGTTAGCTGGTGCACAATGCTACTGCACAACTGGTAACGgaactttttgatttttttgatagATATGATTGTTTGTAACTGCTTTAAGCATGCTACCATGTGTTTTTCCACACAATACAATTTTCTATTGGCTTCTGTGATTTGATGAAATTATTGAATTTTTGAGCTGATATGATCaccttatttattattttgctgTCTGAGATTTTGAATGTTTGTAGTTTGTATTGCTAAATTATCTACTATGTCCATCAAAACATCAGAGAAGTTTTTTTTGGTATCACAtcttttttgctttctccaTTTGCAAGAGAGTTTTGATCCATTTGATGATGATAGAGAGATTTTTTTCTGAGTGAAAATCTCTGTAACTTGTTGGAGCGAACCCATTATGTTTTGTATGTTGTAAGTGAATGTCACAAAGAAAGTCTTTGGATGTTAATGTTTCTTTTGAAAGTGCAATTCTTCAAGGAAGTACTTCGACCTAGAAACAGTCTCATATTCTATTGCCCGGGGAAGCAATGTTGTTGCTGTTACTGTTTGGGATTGAACATGAGACATGCATATTCCTTTATTCTTTTGGTTTTTTATTTAAACTAAGAATCAGAGAAGACATGTTGTTTTCTACCCAACTGCCTGTTGCTACAAGGAGTGGCTAGTGTTAGGTGTGACGAAGGAGATTTTTCTGGGTGAAAATCTCCTTAACTTGTTGGAGCAAACCAATCATGTTTGTAAATTCCTAAGTAAACGTCACATAGAAAGTCTTTGGGTGTTGATGGTTCTTCTAGAAAGTTCAACCTTTCAGAAAGTTCCTCCACCTGATGGCAGTCTCATATTCCATTTCCTGGAGAAGCAGCATTGCTGCCATTACCTTTCGGGACTGGCCATGAGACATACATACACCtctattcttttgttttttatttaaaCTAAGCATGGAGTAGATGATTCATTTTTTACCTAGTTGCTTCTTGCTACAAGGAGTGGGTGGCTAGTGTTAAGCATGACGAAGGAGATTTTTCTGGGTGAAAATCTTCTTAACTTTTTGGAGCAAACCAATCATGTTTGTAAATTCCTAAGTAAATGTCACGTAGAAAGTCCTTTGGGTGTTGATGGTTCTTCTAGAAAGTTCAATCCTTTCAGGAAGTTCCTCACCTGATGGCAGTCTCATATTCCATTGCCTGAAGAAGCAGCATCGCTGCCATT is from Phoenix dactylifera cultivar Barhee BC4 chromosome 18, palm_55x_up_171113_PBpolish2nd_filt_p, whole genome shotgun sequence and encodes:
- the LOC103706947 gene encoding cytochrome c1-2, heme protein, mitochondrial-like, whose product is MAAGRAIHQLLRKRPQFQSSALFLLPSYVCKQDQESVGSAGVKSLRALAFLGAGVSGILSMATLASADEAEHGLPCPIYPWPHKGILSSYDHASIRRGHQVYQQVCASCHSMSLISYRDLVGVAYTEEETKAMAAEVEVVDGPNDEGEMFTRPGKLSDRFPQPYPNEQAARFANGGAYPPDLSLITKARHNGQNYVFALLTGYRDPPAGVLIREGLHYNPYFPGGAIAMPKMLIDGAIEYEDGTPATESQMGKDVVTFLSWAAEPEMEERKLMGFKWIFLLSLALLQAAYYRRLRWSVLKSRKLIVDVVN